The following are encoded together in the Streptomyces rapamycinicus NRRL 5491 genome:
- a CDS encoding ANTAR domain-containing response regulator → MPDRTHIRAAFPTDAPSLGRGLAELAEQAAAGTPESCGATATAVLAEESPGAVDADRTTAATHPDLSALVSVQLRVGEGPILAALDTGRPAGADDLLHDDRWPRYRARALDAGVRSSAALPFACDGLTVTVSVYGLRPGPLRKAAQGATGLLGDLATESMARDRLYRAALVQVDQLDTALRSRPVVDQACGIVMYVLGCDPDQAFDLLRRLSQRTNRKLVELAETVVRTRGRGLERNLIAFGRSAAPGPDRPASGQDRDLPG, encoded by the coding sequence ATGCCCGACCGTACGCACATCCGCGCGGCCTTCCCCACCGACGCACCCTCCCTCGGGCGCGGTCTGGCCGAACTGGCGGAGCAGGCCGCCGCGGGAACACCCGAGAGCTGCGGAGCCACCGCCACCGCCGTGCTCGCGGAGGAGTCCCCCGGCGCCGTGGACGCCGACCGGACCACGGCGGCCACCCACCCCGATCTGTCCGCGCTGGTGTCGGTCCAGCTGCGGGTGGGGGAGGGCCCGATCCTCGCGGCGCTGGACACCGGCCGCCCGGCGGGCGCCGACGATCTGCTCCACGACGACCGCTGGCCGCGCTACCGGGCCCGGGCGCTGGACGCGGGGGTGCGGTCCTCCGCCGCCCTGCCGTTCGCCTGCGACGGGCTCACCGTGACCGTCTCGGTCTACGGGCTGCGCCCGGGGCCGCTGCGGAAGGCCGCCCAGGGCGCCACCGGGCTGCTCGGCGACCTGGCCACCGAGAGCATGGCCCGCGACCGGCTCTACCGCGCCGCCCTGGTCCAGGTCGACCAGCTGGACACGGCGCTGCGCAGCCGGCCGGTGGTGGACCAGGCGTGCGGAATCGTCATGTACGTCCTGGGCTGCGACCCGGACCAGGCGTTCGACCTGCTGCGCAGGCTCTCCCAGCGGACCAACCGCAAGCTGGTGGAGCTCGCCGAGACCGTGGTGCGCACCCGCGGCCGCGGCCTGGAGCGGAACCTCATCGCGTTCGGCCGGTCAGCTGCTCCCGGACCCGATCGGCCAGCGTCCGGCCAGGACCGGGACCTTCCGGGCTGA
- a CDS encoding aminotransferase class I/II-fold pyridoxal phosphate-dependent enzyme, whose product MQRQWTAPAPADRDDGGLPVLPELLDSFVAAAGHTAPEPVGGSAGLRSAACGYWSRRGLWTDPEHVVVAPGAEPLLLALLASAPGGDVLLPRPCAAWYAPLVRLVDRRAHHAPVPAECGGLPDPFALLEIVRRIRAEGGAARVLLLSAADDPTGTVAPPELLHEVCEAAVAEGLLIVSDETWRDTVHHPRGTVLLSPAEMSPENVIVLADLAGAFTPAGWPAAIARFPATERGAELRGRVLSLLTAVRSGMPAPVAAAAAYALDEPEPVRDRMAAAARAHGAVAAAAYRALTAVGALARPPQTGRHLYADLDELRGVLAARGITDSVELERELVRRIGRSVAGGHRFGDPPHTLRLRLATLPLLGAAEESRLRALQTPDPLELPHVATALGAFEAAFRDLIESSPVT is encoded by the coding sequence ATGCAGCGGCAGTGGACCGCCCCGGCACCGGCGGACCGGGACGACGGCGGACTGCCGGTCCTCCCGGAGCTGCTCGACAGCTTCGTCGCGGCGGCCGGCCACACCGCGCCGGAGCCGGTCGGCGGCTCGGCCGGGCTGCGCTCGGCGGCCTGCGGCTACTGGTCGCGGCGCGGGCTGTGGACCGACCCGGAGCATGTCGTGGTCGCCCCCGGCGCCGAGCCGCTGCTGCTGGCGCTGCTCGCCTCGGCCCCCGGCGGCGATGTGCTGCTGCCCCGCCCCTGCGCCGCCTGGTACGCGCCGCTGGTGCGGCTGGTGGACCGGCGCGCCCACCACGCGCCCGTCCCGGCCGAATGCGGTGGGCTGCCCGATCCGTTCGCGCTGCTGGAGATCGTCCGCAGGATCCGCGCCGAGGGCGGGGCGGCCCGGGTCCTGCTGCTGTCGGCGGCCGACGACCCGACCGGCACGGTGGCCCCGCCCGAGCTGCTGCACGAGGTGTGCGAGGCGGCGGTGGCCGAGGGGCTGCTGATCGTCAGCGACGAGACCTGGCGGGACACCGTCCACCATCCGCGGGGCACGGTGCTGCTCAGCCCGGCCGAGATGTCCCCCGAGAACGTGATCGTGCTCGCCGATCTGGCGGGCGCCTTCACCCCGGCGGGCTGGCCCGCCGCGATCGCCCGGTTCCCCGCCACCGAGCGCGGGGCGGAGCTGCGCGGCCGGGTGCTGTCCCTGCTCACCGCCGTACGCTCCGGGATGCCCGCGCCCGTCGCGGCGGCCGCCGCGTACGCCCTCGACGAGCCCGAGCCGGTCCGGGACCGGATGGCGGCCGCCGCGCGGGCGCACGGGGCCGTGGCCGCGGCCGCCTACCGCGCGCTGACCGCCGTCGGGGCGCTGGCCCGCCCGCCGCAGACCGGCCGGCACCTCTACGCCGACCTCGACGAGCTGCGCGGGGTGCTCGCCGCCCGGGGCATCACCGACTCGGTGGAGCTGGAGCGCGAGCTGGTGCGGCGGATCGGCCGGAGCGTGGCCGGGGGCCACCGCTTCGGCGACCCCCCGCACACCCTGCGGCTCCGGCTGGCGACCCTGCCGCTGCTCGGCGCGGCGGAGGAGTCGCGGCTACGGGCGCTCCAGACGCCGGACCCGCTGGAACTGCCCCATGTGGCCACGGCGTTGGGCGCCTTCGAGGCGGCCTTCCGCGACCTGATCGAAAGCAGTCCGGTGACCTGA
- a CDS encoding TcmI family type II polyketide cyclase, translating to MYRTMIVAKMQRDAAPQVAKIFADSDRGELPKLIGVTGRSLFQFGDVYLHLIEAERPPATEVTKYSKHPEFRDVSARLQPYMQAYDPETWREPKDAMAHEFYRWDRDHG from the coding sequence ATGTACCGCACCATGATCGTCGCCAAGATGCAGCGGGACGCGGCGCCGCAGGTCGCCAAGATCTTCGCGGACTCCGACCGCGGCGAACTGCCCAAGCTGATCGGCGTCACCGGCCGCAGCCTCTTCCAGTTCGGCGATGTGTATCTGCATCTGATCGAGGCGGAGCGGCCGCCGGCCACGGAGGTCACCAAGTACTCCAAGCACCCGGAGTTCCGCGACGTCAGCGCCCGTCTCCAGCCGTATATGCAGGCGTACGACCCGGAGACCTGGCGCGAGCCCAAGGACGCCATGGCCCACGAGTTCTACCGCTGGGACCGCGACCACGGCTAG
- a CDS encoding class F sortase, whose protein sequence is MGKPAKQGAADGNTRILRWAAASALIGVFLIYNSVDAASQNTPSARPAASAPASISEPESDTSNEDAYADSPESTAAPESRPGPALPRSPASHLDIPSIGVSAPFTPLSLDAAGVLVPPPDTDQNLVGWYQGGPSPGERGNAIVAGHVDTKIGPAVFYTLGQLKPKSKVAITREDGIVATFVVDKVKTFKKNAFPDKQVYGDTPNAQLRLITCGGAYDHTAKDYTANVVVFAHLTTYRYS, encoded by the coding sequence ATGGGAAAGCCGGCCAAGCAGGGCGCTGCCGATGGCAACACCCGCATTCTCCGCTGGGCCGCCGCGTCGGCCCTCATCGGCGTATTCCTCATCTACAACTCCGTGGACGCCGCCTCCCAGAACACCCCGTCGGCCCGGCCCGCGGCCAGCGCCCCCGCGTCCATCTCCGAACCGGAGAGCGACACCTCCAACGAGGACGCGTACGCGGATTCCCCGGAGTCGACGGCCGCCCCCGAGTCCCGTCCGGGACCCGCGCTGCCGCGCTCCCCCGCCTCCCATCTGGACATCCCGTCGATCGGCGTGAGCGCGCCCTTCACCCCGCTGTCGCTGGACGCCGCGGGCGTGCTGGTCCCGCCTCCGGACACCGACCAGAACCTGGTGGGCTGGTACCAGGGCGGGCCCTCGCCCGGTGAGCGCGGCAACGCGATCGTGGCTGGGCATGTGGACACCAAGATCGGCCCGGCGGTGTTCTACACCCTCGGCCAGCTCAAGCCGAAGAGCAAGGTGGCCATCACCCGCGAGGACGGGATCGTGGCGACCTTCGTGGTCGACAAGGTCAAGACGTTCAAGAAGAACGCCTTCCCGGACAAGCAGGTCTACGGGGACACCCCGAACGCGCAGTTGCGGCTGATCACCTGCGGCGGGGCCTACGACCACACGGCCAAGGACTACACGGCCAATGTGGTGGTGTTCGCGCACCTCACCACGTACCGGTACAGCTGA
- a CDS encoding acyl carrier protein produces MSTQLSYGELATLMKRCAGLTVDPDMMRTRPDSTFEEYGLDSLGLLAIVGELENRYGTPIEPGAESCKTPGDFLDVINTSLTPGA; encoded by the coding sequence ATGTCCACTCAACTGTCCTACGGGGAACTGGCCACGCTGATGAAGCGGTGCGCCGGACTCACCGTCGACCCGGACATGATGCGGACCCGGCCGGACTCCACCTTCGAGGAGTACGGCCTGGACTCGCTCGGTCTGCTCGCCATCGTCGGCGAGCTGGAGAACCGGTACGGCACCCCGATCGAACCGGGGGCCGAGAGCTGCAAGACCCCCGGTGACTTCCTCGACGTCATCAACACCTCACTTACCCCAGGAGCATGA
- a CDS encoding right-handed parallel beta-helix repeat-containing protein: MRTPKLRHLAGLTAVLVIELAQLPAAHAAPADQAATRHVVQPGQSIQAAVDAAEPGDTIEIRPGTYRENIQITTDRLTLVGAGESTVLSPAAKPSANACGEAGHGICVTGTAEDPVTDVRIGSLKVTGFAKNGIWGSGTDRMTVRNTTTEDNGQQGMGQEMSTRGTFVDNVSRGNKQSGIFLANTIDAEGGATDALGTLVAGNQLSGNRTGVVVRRLRDLSVEGNTITANCAGVFIVGDESTPRAGDLNVRHNSVYENNAYCEATDRLPFIQGAGIVLTGTEGTRVTGNQVNDNVGTSPMSGGIVLFTSVVGAPNAKNAISRNVMSGNKPADLADRDKGPDNTFTDNVCELSAPTGRC, from the coding sequence ATGCGCACACCTAAACTTCGCCACCTCGCCGGCCTCACGGCCGTCCTCGTCATCGAACTCGCCCAGCTCCCCGCGGCCCACGCCGCCCCCGCCGACCAGGCCGCGACCCGCCATGTGGTCCAGCCCGGCCAGTCCATCCAGGCCGCAGTGGACGCCGCGGAGCCCGGCGACACCATCGAGATCCGGCCCGGCACCTACCGGGAGAACATCCAGATCACCACCGACCGGCTGACCCTGGTCGGCGCGGGCGAGTCCACCGTGCTCTCCCCGGCCGCGAAGCCGTCGGCCAACGCCTGCGGCGAGGCCGGCCACGGCATCTGCGTCACCGGGACGGCCGAAGACCCCGTCACGGATGTCCGGATCGGCTCACTGAAGGTCACCGGCTTCGCCAAGAACGGCATCTGGGGCTCCGGCACCGACCGGATGACCGTACGGAACACCACCACCGAGGACAACGGCCAGCAGGGCATGGGCCAGGAGATGTCCACCCGCGGCACCTTCGTCGACAACGTCTCCCGCGGCAACAAGCAGTCCGGCATCTTCCTGGCCAACACCATCGACGCCGAGGGCGGCGCCACCGACGCCCTGGGCACCCTCGTGGCCGGGAACCAGCTCAGCGGCAACCGGACCGGTGTCGTGGTCCGCCGGCTGCGCGACCTCTCGGTCGAGGGGAACACCATCACCGCCAACTGCGCCGGGGTGTTCATCGTCGGCGACGAGTCGACCCCGCGCGCCGGGGACCTGAACGTCCGCCACAACTCCGTCTACGAGAACAACGCCTACTGCGAGGCCACCGACCGGCTCCCCTTCATCCAGGGCGCCGGCATCGTGCTCACCGGCACCGAGGGCACCCGGGTGACGGGCAACCAGGTGAACGACAACGTGGGCACCTCGCCCATGTCCGGCGGGATCGTGCTCTTCACCAGCGTCGTCGGCGCCCCCAACGCCAAGAACGCCATCAGCCGGAACGTGATGAGCGGCAACAAGCCCGCCGACCTCGCCGACCGCGACAAGGGCCCCGACAACACCTTCACCGACAACGTGTGTGAGCTGTCCGCGCCCACGGGCCGGTGCTGA
- a CDS encoding PAS domain-containing protein, with translation MPDAQEFGAELSDFRRRVDELRTARALPARERPSLLDAALFELQHVVDVLWPRYEELTAGPSRSPGGGRGDPQEQQLLRALFQRLPIATVLLDRDAVVRRMNFTATQLFHTRAGYATGRPLTAALRRDGQAALRSQVAAVARGEGDRSLTVWLSQPPIHGEVRVTLTALRPPGEPHPAVLAAFQPGVAGPAAEEGAAGAWAQESRPDLGEVSRHAELLDLVDDMTAALLRAAPAGDGPEAALTAAAEVLHGRFADWVIADLAPENGPGNPRRVVALGPRDAAGDRTAPLAEQDPADCPLVVDALYDGASALRVSPVDADAFGRDATGAPVLVREEVTSLLCIPLRAGAGPVLGALTLFRTGGRGAFEMAEAGVADRISRHVALAMARTAERAPAPGA, from the coding sequence ATGCCAGACGCACAGGAGTTTGGTGCGGAGCTCTCAGACTTCCGCAGACGGGTGGATGAGTTGCGGACCGCGCGGGCGCTGCCCGCGCGGGAGCGGCCTTCCCTGCTGGACGCCGCTCTCTTCGAACTCCAGCATGTGGTGGACGTCCTGTGGCCACGGTACGAGGAACTGACGGCCGGCCCGTCCCGGAGCCCCGGCGGCGGCCGGGGCGACCCGCAGGAGCAGCAGCTGCTGCGGGCGCTGTTCCAGCGGCTGCCGATCGCCACGGTGCTGCTGGACCGCGATGCCGTGGTGCGGCGCATGAACTTCACCGCCACCCAGTTGTTCCACACCCGGGCCGGATACGCCACGGGTCGCCCGCTCACCGCCGCGCTGCGGCGCGACGGGCAGGCGGCGCTGCGCTCACAGGTCGCCGCGGTCGCGCGCGGCGAGGGCGACCGCAGTCTGACGGTGTGGCTGTCGCAGCCGCCGATCCACGGTGAGGTGCGGGTGACCCTGACCGCGCTGCGGCCGCCGGGCGAGCCCCATCCGGCGGTGCTGGCGGCGTTCCAGCCCGGGGTGGCCGGCCCGGCGGCGGAGGAAGGGGCGGCCGGGGCGTGGGCCCAGGAGTCCCGGCCGGATCTGGGCGAGGTGTCCCGCCATGCCGAGCTGCTGGACCTGGTGGACGACATGACGGCGGCGCTGCTGAGGGCGGCGCCGGCCGGGGACGGCCCGGAGGCGGCGCTGACCGCGGCCGCGGAGGTGCTGCACGGCCGGTTCGCGGACTGGGTGATCGCCGACCTGGCCCCGGAGAACGGTCCCGGCAACCCGCGCCGGGTGGTGGCGCTCGGCCCGCGGGACGCGGCGGGCGACCGTACGGCGCCCCTGGCGGAGCAGGACCCGGCCGACTGCCCGCTGGTGGTGGACGCGCTGTACGACGGGGCCTCCGCGCTGCGGGTGAGTCCGGTCGACGCCGACGCCTTCGGCCGGGACGCGACGGGCGCTCCGGTGCTGGTCCGGGAGGAGGTCACCTCGCTGCTGTGCATACCCCTGCGGGCCGGCGCGGGCCCGGTCCTGGGGGCGCTCACGCTCTTCCGTACCGGCGGGCGCGGCGCCTTCGAGATGGCGGAGGCGGGCGTGGCGGACCGGATCTCCCGCCATGTCGCCCTGGCCATGGCGCGCACGGCCGAGCGCGCCCCGGCCCCCGGGGCGTGA
- a CDS encoding hemerythrin domain-containing protein — MTATPEQHDVVALLTADHRVVHDLFEGYRTTTDPERRRQLVDRMTVEVVRHSVAEEVHLYPTVRKALPKGDRIADEEIEELAEAERILADLDAVDPRDRRFDPLVRELMDVVSMHIRGEEDLVFPELRERLTPEERMALGLRVGEAAAAVRGAPPVSPEGPGPGRTLADRVREQLTGRTR, encoded by the coding sequence ATGACAGCGACGCCGGAACAACACGATGTGGTGGCCCTGCTCACCGCGGACCACCGCGTGGTGCACGACCTCTTCGAGGGGTACCGCACCACCACCGACCCGGAGCGGCGGCGGCAGCTGGTCGACCGGATGACGGTGGAGGTGGTGCGGCACTCCGTGGCCGAGGAGGTCCATCTGTACCCCACGGTCCGCAAGGCGCTGCCGAAGGGCGACCGGATCGCCGACGAGGAGATCGAGGAGCTGGCCGAGGCCGAGCGGATCCTGGCCGACCTGGACGCCGTGGACCCCCGGGACCGGCGGTTCGACCCGCTGGTCCGGGAGCTGATGGACGTGGTGTCCATGCATATCCGCGGCGAGGAGGACCTGGTCTTCCCCGAGCTGCGGGAGCGGCTCACCCCCGAGGAGCGGATGGCGCTGGGCCTGCGGGTCGGCGAGGCGGCGGCCGCGGTGCGAGGGGCGCCCCCGGTCAGCCCGGAAGGTCCCGGTCCTGGCCGGACGCTGGCCGATCGGGTCCGGGAGCAGCTGACCGGCCGAACGCGATGA
- a CDS encoding MBL fold metallo-hydrolase — MTDHAEQAEPAEPTEPAEPAGRRRARPGAAARPRLAPAAPEPGAPEQAALEPPGAAPGAPAPGAPAPGAPAPGAPAPGAPAPGAPAPGAPAPGAPAPGAPAPGAPRPPGEIRSWPPSFADRLTSPLPGVRALARLAREGRLRPPVETLREIPELPFEPGPLPLTGPGRTALTWAGHASWVVRIGGLTVLTDPVWARKILGTPARVTPVGVRWEDLPPVDAVVISHNHYDHLDAPTVKRLPRATPVLVPAGLARWFRARGFTRVAELDWWEAAELPGEDGPVRFDFVPAHHWSKRTLTDTCRSLWGGWVITAPDGQRVYFAGDTGYGHWFRQIGRRYSGIDVALLPIGAYEPRWMLGGVHTDPEEAVQAQLDLGARILAPMHWSTFLLSAEPPLEPLHRIRAAWEATGRPREELWDLPVGASRVLE, encoded by the coding sequence ATGACCGACCACGCCGAGCAGGCGGAACCGGCCGAGCCGACGGAACCGGCGGAACCGGCCGGGCGGCGCCGCGCCCGGCCCGGCGCCGCCGCCCGGCCCCGGCTGGCCCCGGCCGCCCCCGAGCCGGGCGCGCCCGAGCAGGCCGCCCTCGAACCGCCCGGCGCCGCGCCGGGCGCCCCCGCGCCGGGCGCCCCCGCGCCGGGCGCCCCCGCGCCGGGCGCCCCCGCGCCGGGCGCCCCCGCGCCGGGCGCCCCCGCGCCGGGCGCCCCCGCGCCGGGCGCCCCCGCGCCGGGCGCCCCCGCGCCGGGCGCCCCGCGTCCGCCGGGGGAGATCCGCAGCTGGCCGCCGTCGTTCGCCGACCGGCTCACCTCCCCGCTGCCGGGGGTGCGGGCGCTGGCCCGGCTGGCCCGGGAGGGACGGCTCAGACCGCCGGTGGAGACGCTCCGCGAGATCCCCGAGCTGCCCTTCGAACCGGGGCCGCTGCCGCTCACCGGCCCCGGCCGGACCGCGCTCACCTGGGCCGGGCACGCCAGTTGGGTGGTGCGGATCGGCGGGCTCACCGTGCTCACCGACCCGGTCTGGGCCCGTAAGATCCTCGGCACCCCGGCCCGGGTCACTCCGGTGGGGGTCCGCTGGGAGGACCTGCCGCCCGTCGACGCGGTCGTCATCAGCCACAACCACTACGACCACCTGGACGCGCCCACGGTCAAGCGGCTGCCGAGGGCGACGCCGGTCCTCGTGCCCGCCGGGCTCGCCCGCTGGTTCCGGGCGCGCGGATTCACCCGGGTGGCCGAGCTGGACTGGTGGGAGGCGGCCGAACTGCCCGGCGAGGACGGCCCGGTCCGCTTCGACTTCGTCCCGGCCCACCACTGGAGCAAGCGCACCCTCACCGACACCTGCCGCTCGCTGTGGGGCGGATGGGTCATCACCGCGCCCGACGGACAGCGGGTGTACTTCGCCGGGGACACCGGCTACGGCCACTGGTTCCGGCAGATCGGCCGCCGCTACTCGGGCATCGATGTCGCGCTGCTGCCCATCGGCGCGTACGAGCCGCGCTGGATGCTGGGCGGGGTGCACACCGATCCGGAGGAGGCCGTACAGGCGCAGCTGGACCTGGGGGCGCGGATCCTGGCGCCCATGCACTGGTCCACCTTCCTGCTCTCGGCCGAGCCGCCGCTGGAGCCGCTGCACCGGATCCGCGCGGCCTGGGAGGCCACCGGGCGGCCGCGCGAGGAGCTGTGGGATCTGCCGGTCGGAGCGTCCCGCGTGCTCGAATAG
- a CDS encoding methyltransferase, with translation MTTVDTDTDTDRTAAAQPPPAALPPPMRLREIVFGAARAASVRAAVRLRVADALGDRPASIGELASAVDVEPDPLRRLLRSLACCQIFAETEDGRFRHTEMSRLLREDTAGSLRNIALWCTEPWTWEAWPLLDRAVRTGGCVVNEIYGKDFFAYLHEDAPESARVFDAAMTTSSRQSATDVAAFLDLDGVKEVVDIGGGQGHVLAGLLEKHPALHGALLDLPQVVANADPRLRDGGALASRATLVPGDCRREVPVEADLYIIKNILEWNDESTRRTLANVVAAARPGARVVVIENLVDNSPSSFTTAMDLFLLLNVGGRKHTEESMVARMTEAGLNVTDIRPVNGALHAFDSTVGAPGTP, from the coding sequence ATGACCACTGTGGACACCGACACCGACACCGACAGAACCGCCGCGGCACAGCCCCCACCCGCCGCGCTCCCGCCGCCCATGCGGCTGCGCGAAATCGTCTTCGGCGCCGCACGGGCGGCCTCGGTGCGCGCCGCGGTCCGGCTGCGCGTCGCCGACGCGCTCGGCGACCGGCCCGCCTCCATCGGCGAGCTCGCCTCCGCCGTGGACGTCGAACCCGATCCGCTGCGCCGGCTGCTGCGCTCCCTGGCCTGCTGTCAGATCTTCGCCGAGACCGAGGACGGCCGCTTCCGGCACACCGAGATGTCCCGGCTGCTGCGCGAGGACACCGCGGGCAGCCTGCGCAATATCGCCCTGTGGTGCACCGAGCCATGGACCTGGGAGGCGTGGCCGCTGCTGGACCGGGCGGTGCGCACCGGCGGCTGTGTCGTCAATGAGATCTACGGCAAGGACTTCTTCGCCTATCTCCACGAGGACGCGCCCGAGTCGGCCCGGGTGTTCGACGCCGCGATGACCACCTCCAGCCGGCAGTCCGCCACCGACGTCGCCGCCTTCCTCGACCTCGACGGGGTCAAGGAAGTGGTGGACATCGGCGGCGGCCAGGGGCATGTGCTGGCCGGCCTGCTGGAGAAGCACCCGGCGCTGCACGGCGCGCTGCTGGACCTGCCACAGGTGGTGGCTAACGCCGACCCGCGGCTGCGGGACGGCGGGGCGCTGGCCTCGCGGGCGACGCTCGTGCCCGGCGACTGCCGCCGCGAGGTCCCCGTCGAGGCCGACCTCTACATCATCAAGAACATCCTCGAATGGAACGACGAGAGCACCCGCCGGACGCTCGCCAACGTGGTCGCGGCGGCGCGCCCCGGCGCCAGGGTGGTCGTCATCGAGAACCTCGTCGACAACAGCCCGTCCTCCTTCACCACGGCGATGGACCTGTTCCTGCTGCTCAATGTGGGCGGCCGGAAGCACACCGAGGAGAGCATGGTGGCGCGGATGACGGAGGCCGGTCTGAACGTGACCGACATCCGGCCCGTCAACGGCGCCCTGCACGCGTTCGACTCCACGGTAGGGGCACCCGGCACCCCCTGA
- a CDS encoding SigB/SigF/SigG family RNA polymerase sigma factor, which translates to MTSVRAHPRAHPRHPHDDAPDTSAEFRRIATLPDGPSKEALRQDVVRAWMPMAERLAGQFRNRGEATEDLRQVAMVGLVKAVRRYDPDRGSAFESYAVPTVVGEVKRHFRDHLWGVHVPRRVQELRVHVRDAVRELTGSPGARTPEVADIAAHTGLSEEEVRAGMAARGGFAPLSLDAEPRGADDGLGLLDTLGSTEPSYERVVQRESLKPCLRGLPERERKILYLRFFCDETQSRIAGRLGISQMQVSRLLSDTCARLGRQAGARAA; encoded by the coding sequence ATGACGTCCGTACGAGCACATCCCCGAGCACACCCCAGGCATCCGCACGACGACGCCCCGGACACCTCCGCCGAGTTCCGCCGGATCGCCACCCTGCCGGACGGGCCGTCGAAGGAGGCCCTTCGCCAGGACGTCGTACGCGCCTGGATGCCCATGGCCGAGCGGCTCGCCGGCCAGTTCCGCAACCGCGGCGAGGCCACCGAGGATCTGCGGCAGGTCGCCATGGTCGGCCTGGTCAAGGCCGTCAGGCGCTATGACCCGGACCGTGGCTCGGCCTTCGAGAGCTACGCCGTCCCGACCGTGGTCGGGGAGGTCAAGCGGCACTTCCGCGACCACCTGTGGGGTGTGCACGTCCCGCGCCGGGTCCAGGAGCTGCGCGTCCACGTCCGCGACGCCGTCCGGGAGCTCACCGGCTCACCTGGCGCGCGCACCCCGGAGGTGGCCGACATCGCCGCGCACACCGGCCTGAGCGAGGAGGAGGTGCGCGCGGGCATGGCGGCCCGGGGCGGCTTCGCCCCGCTGTCCCTGGACGCGGAACCGCGCGGCGCGGACGACGGCCTCGGCCTGCTGGACACCCTCGGCTCGACCGAGCCCTCCTACGAGCGGGTCGTTCAGCGCGAATCCCTCAAGCCCTGTCTGCGCGGGCTCCCCGAGCGCGAGCGGAAGATCCTCTACCTGAGGTTCTTCTGCGACGAGACCCAGAGCCGGATCGCCGGCCGGCTCGGCATCTCCCAGATGCAGGTCTCCCGCCTGCTCAGCGACACCTGCGCCCGTCTGGGCAGGCAGGCCGGTGCCCGTGCCGCCTGA
- a CDS encoding SRPBCC family protein, translated as MAGHTDNEVMIKAPFDLVWNMTNDLENWPQLFSEYASVEVLQRTGDTTTFRLTMHPDEDGKVWAWVSERETARDVRTVWARRVEPGPFAYMNIRWEYEEESEGTRMRWTQDFEMRPDAPVDDPTMTEHINRNSRIQMDLIRDKIEQRARETVGA; from the coding sequence ATGGCAGGCCACACCGACAACGAGGTCATGATCAAGGCGCCGTTCGACCTCGTCTGGAACATGACCAACGACCTGGAGAACTGGCCGCAGCTGTTCAGCGAGTACGCCTCGGTCGAGGTGCTCCAGCGGACCGGCGACACCACCACCTTCCGCCTGACCATGCACCCCGACGAGGACGGCAAGGTCTGGGCCTGGGTCTCCGAGCGGGAGACGGCCCGCGATGTGCGCACCGTCTGGGCGCGCCGCGTGGAGCCCGGCCCCTTCGCCTACATGAACATCCGCTGGGAGTACGAGGAGGAGTCCGAGGGCACCCGCATGCGCTGGACCCAGGACTTCGAGATGCGGCCCGACGCCCCGGTCGACGACCCCACGATGACGGAGCACATCAACCGCAACTCCCGTATCCAGATGGATCTGATCCGGGACAAGATCGAGCAGCGGGCCCGGGAGACGGTGGGGGCATGA